A DNA window from Bos javanicus breed banteng chromosome 10, ARS-OSU_banteng_1.0, whole genome shotgun sequence contains the following coding sequences:
- the LOC133255683 gene encoding uncharacterized protein LOC133255683 isoform X2, translating into MICSGGVLNCPEEANARETEEDDKEERSPPNPPPSSEPEYAALQGPADTLSWTAPQGASLPQAGSEEGRRRAAGSGSCQLLTAAPRPRRAKPSDFRSGVSPSLGPAAHTGAEKRLPMVWRPSHRSSSRPWTRGKLN; encoded by the coding sequence ATGATTTGCTCCGGGGGTGTCTTGAactgtccagaagaggcaaacgctagagagacagaggaagatgATAAAGAGGAAAGGAGCCCTCCCAATCCACCCCCAAGCTCAGAGCCGGAGTACGCGGCGCTCCAGGGGCCAGCGGACACTCTCTCCTGGACGGCCCCGCAGGGCGCATCCCTCCCGCAGGCAGGCAGCGAAGAAGGCCGGCGCCGGGCTGCTGGGTCCGGCTCCTGCCAGCTGCTGACCGCGGCGCCGCGTCCTCGCCGGGCGAAGCCTAGCGACTTCAGGTCAGGTGTCTCTCCTTCCCTAGGGCCCGCCGCCCACACCGGGGCAGAAAAGCGACTCCCAATGGTATGGAGACCTTCGCATCGGTCCAGCTCTCGCCCCTGGACCCGG